A stretch of Cicer arietinum cultivar CDC Frontier isolate Library 1 chromosome 5, Cicar.CDCFrontier_v2.0, whole genome shotgun sequence DNA encodes these proteins:
- the LOC101502466 gene encoding uncharacterized protein, which produces MSSPYPILDDKPINQWKVTALKEELKRRKLATKGLKEDLINRLDEALRLEREAAEASPEQETVEPSSEKEAAAEGLEKDEANGLGTQVDGIKDSQTDKVDAEVADTIERESLQTFEAFEQGNSVAVEPIELENVVKVPDVVDNVGDKNDKQEGGVTVPVEVNKSVSAMDQEGEHAGLPVGVEACSTVEEVITHASTVETTVTVTETILSETVSTEVVVSGQDSYSAEKNNEDSAIKLENEESRVQLDSEDSKPPLEFDTKPPGDDFMPKSSAPENQVSEVYPSLGFQVKSDSISTDSVSINQKNELKDTIIANNVKLEQDNVRPEMVEEPSSRNDVPVYDESPAMDVGGLHEKKSPVEENNNNVPSPDLNKTNSGDDVGYPEKLNLDRSSGDDSMEEDLPETRQYDSKFNNVDEFRDKVENNEVPMVKEESRTIVVGDGVSARKSDTHQDIDMSPTSLTEKRKYPEQTLVVNNEPAKRQRRWNTETVKGSDLQSTTPKPATTPKDGQVTLKRNFSRSDSSATEDTPKERIVPPSRRTPTNSLRIDQFLRPFTLKAVQELLGKTGCVSSFWMDQIKTHCYVTYSSIEEATETRNAVYNLQWPPNGGRLLVAEYVDPEEVKMKLEAPSTPTAPFVSAPTVTVLPAPPSQPEPSPRQLREHHLPATLPPPPPLSRPPPVARERLPSPPPLPEKVDPPIVTLDDLFRKTTSTPRIYYLPLSEEQVAGKLAAQGKSVRQ; this is translated from the exons ATGTCATCACCATACCCAATACTGGACGATAAGCCTATTAATCAGTGGAAGGTTACAGCTCTGAAAGAGGAGTTGAAGCGAAGGAAGTTAGCTACCAAAGGTTTAAAGGAAGATTTAATCAATCGCTTAGATGAAGCCCTTCGCCTGGAAAGGGAGGCTGCCGAGGCTTCCCCCGAACAAGAGACTGTTGAGCCTTCCTCTGAAAAGGAGGCTGCTGCTGAGGGATTGGAGAAGGATGAGGCTAATGGTTTAGGCACTCAAGTAGATGGGATAAAAGATTCCCAGACTGATAAAGTGGATGCTGAAGTGGCTGATACAATTGAAAGGGAGAGCCTCCAAACATTTGAAGCTTTTGAACAGGGGAATAGTGTTGCAGTGGAACCAATTGAATTGGAAAATGTAGTGAAGGTTCCAGATGTTGTGGATAATGTTGGTGATAAGAATGACAAGCAGGAGGGCGGTGTTACCGTCCCAGTTGAAGTTAATAAGAGTGTGTCAGCAATGGATCAAGAAGGTGAACATGCGGGTTTGCCCGTTGGTGTAGAAGCTTGTAGCACAGTTGAGGAGGTGATTACCCATGCTTCTACTGTGGAGACCACTGTTACAGTCACCGAGACTATTCTAAGCGAGACTGTATCAACAGAAGTAGTAGTTAGTGGTCAGGATTCTTATAGTGCAGAGAAGAATAATGAAGATTCAGCAATCAAGCTAGAGAATGAGGAGTCAAGGGTGCAGCTGGATAGTGAGGACTCAAAGCCTCCACTGGAGTTTGACACAAAGCCCCCAGGTGACGATTTCATGCCCAAATCTTCTGCTCCAGAAAACCAGGTATCTGAGGTCTACCCTAGTTTAGGGTTTCAAGTAAAATCTGATTCTATTTCTACTGATTCTGTGTCAATTAATCAAAAGAATGAACTAAAGGATACTATAATTGCTAATAATGTCAAATTAGAACAAGATAATGTTAGGCCAGAGATGGTGGAAGAACCATCATCCAGAAATGATGTACCTGTTTATGATGAATCACCTGCAATGGATGTTGGAGGGCTGCATGAAAAAAAGTCACCTGTTGAAGAAAATAACAACAATGTTCCAAGTCCAGACTTGAACAAAACCAATAGTGGTGATGATGTGGGGTATCCAGAAAAGTTGAACTTGGACAGAAGTTCTGGTGATGATTCCATGGAAGAGGATTTGCCTGAGACTAGGCAATATGATTCTAAGTTTAATAATGTTGATGAATTTAGAGACAAAGTTGAGAATAATGAAGTGCCTATGGTGAAGGAGGAAAGCAGAACCATAGTCGTGGGAGATGGTGTATCTGCAAGGAAAAGCGATACCCATCAAGATATTGACATGAGTCCCACTTCTTTGACTGAGAAGCGAAAATATCCTG AACAAACATTAGTTGTCAACAATGAGCCTGCAAAAAGGCAACGCAGGTGGAACACTGAAACAGTTAAAGGATCAGATCTGCAAAGCACTACTCCCAAACCTGCCACTACACCCAAGGATGGACAGGTTACTCTGAAGCGCAACTTCTCTAGGTCTGATTCCTCTGCAACTGAGGATACACCTAAAGAGCGCATTG TTCCACCATCACGAAGGACCCCAACTAATTCTCTCAGGATTGATCAATTCCTTCGTCCATTTACCCTAAAAGCAGTGCAAGAACTTCTTGGCAAAACTGGGTGTGTTAGCAGTTTCTGGATGGACCAAATTAAGACCCACTGCTATGTTACT TACTCGTCCATCGAAGAGGCCACTGAGACACGAAATGCTGTGTATAATTTGCAATGGCCTCCAAATGGTGGGAGACTCTTAGTTGCCGAGTATGTTGATCCTGAAGAAGTGAAAATGAAGTTAGAAGCTCCTTCTACTCCGACCGCCCCCTTTGTCAGTGCTCCAACAGTAACAGTTCTTCCTGCGCCACCTTCACAGCCAGAGCCTTCCCCGCGTCAGCTCAGGGAGCATCATCTTCCAGCTACTCTCCCACCTCCACCACCATTGTCAAGGCCCCCACCAGTTGCCAGGGAGCGTCTTCCATCCCCACCACCCCTTCCTGAGAAAGTGGACCCACCTATCGTCACTCTGGATGATCTCTTCCGCAAAACAACATCAACTCCTCGGATCTATTATTTACCTTTGTCTGAAGAGCAGGTTGCTGGAAAACTTGCGGCACAGGGTAAAAGCGTGAGGCAGTAG
- the LOC101502985 gene encoding uncharacterized protein: MNSVFKEEILADKLSKLNRTQQCIETLSHWCIFHRSKAEQVVATWKKQFDKSEMLHRISLLFLANDIMQNSKRKGNEFVVEFWKIIPSAIKDVVAKNDDQGNAAVARLIRVWEERKVFGSQMPNLKDLMLGEDAPPSLEFSKKRSRSSVTITKRDSRSIKSKLSIGGTPEKIVSAFHLVLSEQSNEDAEMSKCKSAVQRVRKIEKDVDIACTIAKDPKRKTLMKELEEQQNLLKHCIEKLKLVEASRVALVSQLKEALHEQESELENVRTQMQVAQAQVQEASNMQRRLDNEDYSQYATSKSEAATKKSAAAIAAEVADKLTASSSSQLIMSSVLSTFAAEEAKNACLTSESTTSKPNISMPNSDTHVYMSAQQLTAVPNHSYPSVLVTQPTLHNVTQPSLHNVTQPIIHNVTQPILHNVAPTLQGQYHLHSNPSPQQYVQSTGGVISPYGYGSIPPLQPAPPPPPFNNQPLQIAQQQPLPITQQAPAPPSFRPLQPSGMMYYVNH, from the exons ATGAATAGCGTATTCAAGGAGGAGATTCTTGCTGACAAGCTCTCCAAGCTTAATAGAACCCAGCAGTGCATTGAAA CTTTATCACATTGGTGTATATTTCACCGGAGCAAAGCAGAACAAGTTGTTGCAACATGGAAAAAGCAATTTGACAAATCAGAGATGCTTCACAGAATCTCCCTTTTGTTTCTTGCAAATGACATCATGCAGAACAGTAAGCGGAAAGGAAATGAGTTTGTGGTCGAATTCTGGAAGATTATTCCTTCAGCAATTAAAGATGTTGTTGCAAAAAATGATGATCAAGGAAATGCTGCAGTAGCTAGACTG ATTAGAGTATGGGAGGAAAGGAaggtgtttggatctcaaatgcCGAACCTGAAGGATTTAATGCTTGGAGAGGATGCTCCTCCTTCTTTGGAATTCAGCAAAAAGCGATCACGTTCTTCTGTTACGATTACGAAAAGGGATTCTCGTTCTATAAAATCG AAATTGTCCATAGGAGGAACACCGGAAAAAATAGTGTCTGCATTTCATTTGGTGCTCAGTGAGCAATCCAATGAAGATGCAGAGATGAGTAAATGCAAGTCTGCTGTTCAGCGTGTGAGGAAGATAGAAAAAGATGTTGATATTGCATGTACCATTG CTAAGGATCCTAAGCGAAAAACTTTGATGAAGGAGCTAGAGGAGCAACAAAATCTATTGAAACATTGCATAGAAAAACTTAAATTAGTTGAAGCAAGCAGAGTAGCCCTAGTATCTCAGTTAAAAGAAGCTTTGCATGAGCAG GAATCTGAACTGGAGAACGTTCGTACGCAGATGCAG GTTGCACAAGCACAAGTACAAGAGGCTAGCAACATGCAAAGGCGACTTGATAATGAAGATTATTCCCAGTATGCAACTTCAAAATCAGAAGCAGCAACTAAAAAGTCAGCTGCAGCAATTGCTGCTGAAGTTGCCGATAAGCTTACAGCTTCATCATCATCTCAATTGATCATGAGTTCTGTTCTCTCAACATTTGCTGCAGAAGAGGCAAAGAATGCTTGTCTAACGTCTGAGTCCACCACATCAAAACCCAATATATCAATGCCAAATTCAGATACTCATGTCTATATGTCGGCGCAACAGTTGACTGCTGTACCAAACCATTCATATCCTTCAGTTTTGGTTACTCAACCAACCCTACACAATGTAACTCAACCGTCCCTACACAATGTTACTCAACCAATCATCCACAACGTAACTCAACCAATCTTACACAATGTAGCCCCTACATTGCAAGGTCAGTATCACCTACATAGCAATCCATCACCACAGCAGTATGTGCAGTCAACAGGAGGGGTCATCTCTCCATATGGTTATGGTAGCATCCCACCATTACAACCGGCACCACCCCCACCACCTTTCAATAATCAACCACTACAAATAGCACAGCAACAACCGCTACCCATAACGCAACAAGCTCCAGCACCTCCTAGTTTTCGGCCACTTCAGCCATCAGGAATGATGTACTATGTTAATCATTAA